A section of the Anabaena cylindrica PCC 7122 genome encodes:
- a CDS encoding zinc ribbon domain-containing protein has translation MLKNEKLAKVIADCGFNEFKHQLEYEAKKFGSEIIIADRWYPSSKTRSQLWIQARKTFLIPKD, from the coding sequence ATGCTAAAAAATGAGAAACTAGCTAAAGTAATAGCTGACTGTGGATTTAATGAGTTTAAACATCAGTTAGAATATGAAGCTAAAAAGTTTGGTAGTGAAATAATAATTGCCGATAGATGGTATCCCTCTAGTAAAACTCGTTCTCAATTGTGGATACAAGCAAGAAAAACTTTCTTGATTCCAAAGGACTGA